The DNA region AGCGGCGGCAGGATCAGGAGCGGCGGGATCAGCGCCAGCCCCTGCGCCGCCAGCGACACGGCGGCGGCCCGGCGCGGCGCGCCGATCGCCTGGAACAGGGTCGCGGCCGTGAGCTGTAGGCCCACCGGCATGAAGGCGACGGCGAAGAGCGCGGTGGCGCGCGCGCCCGCGCGGGCGGTCCCGGGATCCTGCGCGAACAGGCCCGCGAGGGGCTCGGCGCAGGCGATCATCAGGCCGCCGACGACGAGCCCGTAGGCGAGGGCGGCGGCGAGCACGAAGGCGAGGGCGCGGTGCAGCCGGTCCCGCCGGCCGGCGCCGGCGGCGTGGCCGAGCACCGCCTGGGCACCCGCCATCGTCCCGAGGAGCGGCAGCGCCGCCACCAGGGTCAGGCGCAGGGCGATGCCCTGCGCGGCGACCGCGGCGTCGCCGTAGGGCGCGGCCGCCTCCACGAACAGCGCCATCGCGAAGGCCGCGAGCAGGCTGGAGCCGGTGGCGGGCAGCGCGAGCGTCAGGGCCTCGGCGAGGGTGCCGCGCCCGATCCGGCCGCCGGGCCACCGGAACGACACCCGGTCCGGCCCCCGCGCCCGGGCGAAATGCAGGCCGTAGGCGGCCGCGCCCGCGAGCTGCGCGCCGATCGCCGCCCAGCCGGCGCCGACGGTGCCGAGGCCGCAGACCCGGATCAGCACCGCGTCGAGCAGGATGTTGAGGCCGAAGCTGCCGACCATGACGGCGCCGCTGAGGCGCGCGTGGCCCTGGCCGCGCACGACGAAGCCGCCGACGATCATCACCAGCATCAGGGCCGTGCCGATTGTGGCCAGCGCCGTGTAGGGCGCGGCCTCCGCGGCGAGGGCGGCGTCGGCGCCGAGGAGGCGCAGCCAGAACGGCGTGTCGGCCACGATCGCGGCCGTCACGGCGAGCCCCGCCGGCAGGCTCAGCCAGAAGCCCAGGCCGGCGGCGGCCGCGGCCCGGTCGCGGTCCCCCGACCCGAGGGCGCGGGAGACCTGCGAGGCCG from Methylobacterium sp. NMS14P includes:
- a CDS encoding MATE family efflux transporter, producing MRRPVDLDQDRVVALVLRLSGPAILGISAHALQMLVNAWFVADLGAAAIATIALAYPVTLLVAALGYGAGIAAASQVSRALGSGDRDRAAAAAGLGFWLSLPAGLAVTAAIVADTPFWLRLLGADAALAAEAAPYTALATIGTALMLVMIVGGFVVRGQGHARLSGAVMVGSFGLNILLDAVLIRVCGLGTVGAGWAAIGAQLAGAAAYGLHFARARGPDRVSFRWPGGRIGRGTLAEALTLALPATGSSLLAAFAMALFVEAAAPYGDAAVAAQGIALRLTLVAALPLLGTMAGAQAVLGHAAGAGRRDRLHRALAFVLAAALAYGLVVGGLMIACAEPLAGLFAQDPGTARAGARATALFAVAFMPVGLQLTAATLFQAIGAPRRAAAVSLAAQGLALIPPLLILPPLLGYPGVLASRVAAEFLADGLGLGLLLAWGLAARRAGGAAPVEGREAVQVAAAHETAH